The Vulpes vulpes isolate BD-2025 chromosome 1, VulVul3, whole genome shotgun sequence genome contains the following window.
GCCCTGAGGCTGAGTGCCCCCCTGGCCTGCTCCCAGTTTTCGGCCTCATGGTATAGCATGAACCAACAAGATGGTTCTGCTCTGAGAATCACCAACAGCCCCATGGGACCACCATACTCAAAGGAAAGCAAGCATGGGCCCTCTGTGACCACCCTGTTTGTCCTCTGTTTTGCTGTCTTGTCCTGGGCATCCTGACTCTCCCAAGCCTTGGCCTTTTCCCCTTACAGATTCTGTTCTAAATCTGTCTTGGGTGGCACCCAGTTCCCCCTGCCTGGCCTCTGTGCCCTCTCTCACCACCTGACTCTTCCtcactcctcccccacccctttcttcAGTAGCCTTCTAGTCATCTCTTGGCTGCAAGAACCTTGggctcaggatgcctgggtcaGTCCTTCCTGACTCCTCTAATGGCCCCTGCCAAGATGCAGAGCTCCACCCTTGGCCCTGGGCCCCCCAGCCCGATCTGCCCTGTCTCAGTGTGGGTGGGGCCAGGATCATCATAGCAGCACAGAGCAGACACCCCCTAACAGTGGTCCACCCGTGTTCCTAGTGGGGGTCTGGCTTTGGTGAGTGCAGCTCTGCACAACCAGGtgaggaggcagcagggaggggctcAAGGGAGCTGCAGTTCCTTCTGGGTCTGCTTCTAACCCAGATCCTAAAGCTTCCAGAAGAACATGCATTCAGGCTCCAGGGTGCCTGCAGCAGCCACAAGGGTCCTTTATCTTACCTTCACCTCATCAGCCTACCTGGGGAAGATGCCATGCATTACACTCGCTGCAGGGTGTGATGGCCAAAAGAGGGACTCGGCATGTAAAATGCTCccatacctagtgctcatcagaACCCACAGTGACTCTAGTCCAATTccacaaatgaaaacaatggaGCCCTGCTTAATTAATCTCCCCAAGTTAGAAAGCCATCCAGTGAGTGGCAAGGGGGAtttgggtctccagcctgccaggTCAAAGCACTTGTGACCACATCCTCTCTGAGAAGGGCTGGAGGTCCATCCCGTCCACTTAATCCCTCTCCCAAGAGGAGGGTACTGAGTCACACCTGACTCCCTCCACCATTCTCCCCAGGCTGCCATCTTCACCCTACCTGACTCCTGGCATGGAATGATACAGCCTCAGAGCTGGAGGTCTCCTGTCCCCTTTCAGCCAGGAAAGTCTCTGCTGCCCCTGTCAGATCCCTTAGCAGTCACCACACAGGCCATGTAATCAAACTCCTGCATTTTATTTGTGGAGAAAGCCCTGATCCCACTTCCAGGGCTACCGGAAGGTAGAGAAGCTCTGGGTACCTGTGCAGGAGGCATAGGGCACCCCCCGAGAGCGAATCTGCAGGGTGTGGAAGGTGAGGGGTGGGTTGGGGCCTGAGGAACCCGGGTTCAAGGACTCGGTGTGAGGCTCCATCACAGTCATGGGGACTGCATAGGACAGCATCTGGGGCTGGTCATCATGGCGCCTCACCGTGCCCTTGCCCAGGAGGTGCAGGATGCAGGAGAGGACGTCGGTACTGTTGCAGGCAGACCCCCTACCAAGGCTGCTGACCAAACCCCTGGGAGGACATGGGCCCTTCTGCCAAGCATCCAGGACCTaggaaggacagggaggagggtGTAGCAGGTGGGAGACACAGCTTCCTCTACCTCTAGCTCCTACTCCAGGCACAAGCTGCCAGCTGGTGCACCCTGAGGCCATCAGGCATGCCCAACCTCACCCCTCAGACATCTATAGGCTCCATGGTGAAGCAAGTGCTTCAAAGGTGGACAAACCTCCTCCTGTTGGCTACCCACCCCCACCTACCCGACAGACAAGCTGATCGATATGCAGCCCCTCGTCCCCGTGGGCCTTGAGGATCCGGACAATGAGGCAGTTTAGAAGGTTCCGCCTCTTCTCCAAGTTCCGGCCCTCTTCATCCTCAGCTTTCAGGTACACCTGAGGTGGGATGAGCCACACGTTGCCCCTCCTTGGCCTGGGCTCCTCGCTGGCATCTCGAATCTTGAGCACACCTGAAATAAGCGCTAGTCATAGCAGGGAGCCCACAGAGAGGCTGAAAGCAGAGGCCCCTCTGACCCAGGTCTATACCTCCTGGGACATCCTTTTCCTCTCGAAGGTCCAGGGGGCCTCTCAAAGAGGTGAGAGGTGTGATTGCCTGATTGAGCATGTCTGGAGAGAGCCCCGAGAGTGCCAGCAGACTTTCCACGGACACAGCCTTAGAGGAGAAGGGAAATATTTAGGGCCTCCCTAAACGGTGGGACAGAGGAGGTtgagggaggaaggacagggaggTGAGGTTTAGGGAAGAGGGGTGAGGGACAAGGTGCAGAAAGCAGGGCTGCCTAGCTGGGCCGGGCCACCTGCAGGTCATTGAGATACAGCAGCAGCCACATCTGGACAGTGGACACGTGTAGGGTCTGGTCCCCAAACTGCAGCTCGGCCCGGCCCAGCCACGTCCACTGCAGCCGCCTCTTCGGGCCCTGCTCCAAGGCCGGGTAGCTCTGACCTGAGAAGGACCAGGGAGAGAAGGGTGTCAAGGCTGGTGACGGGGGACTGTTGGTTGAGCCCTACCCCTGCTAATCCCTGCATAGTATGCAGCCAGCGTTTACAGACACTGTGGTTCCAGGTCTGAACTTCTGGAGCAGCCTTCTCTGTGTCTGCCTCAGGTAAGTCTTGTGCCGGGGGACTCTGATCAGTGCCTTCCAGAAGTTCCccattttgggggtggggggaaaccaTGAAGTGAGGAAGGCCTGGGGCTCTCATCAAACGAATATCCAGAAGAGTAGGAATGAGGTCTCCCTGGTTAGTCTGGGAGCCCTCCGAGGGCAGGCTCTGAGTCTCTTCCCCTTCCTATGTTGCTGCCCAGCCCAGGACCAGTGGCGAGCTTAGATTACGATGAGTGACCAGAAGCCAGACCTCTGCCACGGAAGGGAAGTCCTTTCCAGTGGTCTCAAGTTCCCTTGCATCTATCCCCCCCACACCGCCCTGTTCTTTCAAGAAAgtcctttgtttattttaaggaCAGAAAAGGCAACAGCCCGGGGACCTGGTGATTGACAGTCCCAGCCCTCACCCCAAACCTAAGCTCCTGCCCTTTCTTCTCAAATCTAGCCCACCGAGGCTCCCACCCaaggcccacccccaccccaggctctttCCCCAAATCCCATCTTTTTTCTGACTCCTCACTCTTGCTGTAGAAGTTGGAGTATCGGTTCAAAGTGCCCCTGAGGTAGGAGGGCAGGCAGGTTCTGGGGTTCAGCGTGTGGCAGATGGAGGCAATGGGCCAGCAGCGAGGTGACAGGACTAGCACGGACACTTCGGGCATTGCCCCCTCATAGTAGAGatcctcattttcctcctcctcctcctctaccacCACGTTTGTGACCgcagctccctctgcttcctctgccttctctcccttgTGTTCCTTGTCACTGGTCTCATGGCCCCCCTGAAGAAGAAACACAGGGTTCCCGACAGCTGCTGGGCCTCCACTGGCCTGCTCCTCGCCTCCTTCCGCTGGAGCCCACCTGTATCTTCTTCTCGGTGTCCTCTAGCTTCAGGAGCTCCTGATCGAGCCGCTGGAGCTGGTAGACATGGAACTGTCGCTGCAGCTCCTCAGAGGTGCTCAGGCTCTGTAGCATCTGCTGGGGGAGGCGGTTGGGGAAGCAGGGACCGATCTGCTCCAGTACAGCCCCCTCCAGCCAGCTGGAGCCCACGCCCAAGAGACGGTCGGCCATGTAGTGCCTGCAGCACACACAGAGCAGGCGagcctcagtgcctgccaccacCCCAGACCCTCAGGTTCCATGAGCTGGAGCTGTCCCAGCCCCTGTCAtttgctccccaccccagcactCACTCCGCCACTCCCTAGGCCCACTCACTGGTAGTAATGCTCGAAGGTGGTGGCTATCTCCAGGCCAGAGAAAATTAGGACTGTCTCCAGGCACCGCTGCAGCTGCGCCAGCATCTCCATTCCCCGGGCTCCACCAATCCGGCTGCCCTGGATCCGCTGGTCAATGTGCCGGGCAAACTGCTCACTCACCTGGGCAATGAGAGGGGCACAGGAAAATCATGGACAAGCAACTGGAGGAGGTAAATGGGAGCAGAGGAAGGTCTGAGGAAGTAGATATGAACAGCTGAGCTGCTTCCTAAGTTGGTCAAAACTTTTACCAAACTCTTTTAAAACTGTTAACTGTTGTACaagttaacaattttttaaaaaaagattttatttatttatttatgagagacacagagagagaggcagagacacaggcagagggagatgcaggctccatccagggagcctgacatgggactcgatcccgggtctccaggatcacgtcctggactgaaggcggcgctaaaccgctgagccacccaggctgccccgaggTAACAATTAAGAGCTGTTTCTTTCCATACTGAACATGGCTAAAGACTAATAACAATAATTTGATGCAAGGAAATGATTTATGTGCACAGTTGGTCACGCTGCAATGTCACTGGCTCAGCAGAACGGCCGGAAGCGGCTTGAGCAGCCACTGCCTCAGCTCCTCCTGCAGCACTGTCAGCTTGCCAGCATGCTTAGCCTGTCCTACTTTATCATCTGCCCAACTGTACCCCTTCCCTGGAAGACTATCGATTGGAGGAGAGGGACTTTGTCTATCTTCAGCTCTTATCACAGTGTCGGACACACTTTAagcacttattaaatatttatggaatgctgGGAATGGCAGAGCAAATTCCAATACATTCATTAGATGgaatttatacaaaaataaaaaataaggacaaaGAGCAACACTgaaaaaggcatttatttatttatttattatttatttatttaagattttatttatttgagagagagagagaacaggagcagaggggtggagggagagggagaagtaggtttcccgctgagcagggagcctgatgtggggctgatgtggggctgatgcagggctcaatcccagaccctgagatcaggacctgagctgaaagcagatgcttcgctgactgagccacccaggcacccttgaaaaAGGCTTTTAATATAATggtcaagggcacctgggtggctcagtcagttaagcatttgccttcagctcacatcctaatcccaggttcctgggatcaagcccagtgtcaggctccctactcagcggggagtctgctgctctctcttcctctggccctccccctgcttgtgcgtgcactctctctcaaaaacaaacaaataaataagccagccagccagccagccagcctgggtagctgggatgcctgggtggctcagcagttgagcacctgccttcagctcagggcatgatcctggggccctggtatccagtcccacatcaggctccctgcaaggagcctgcttctccatctgcctgtgtctctgcctctctctctgtgtctctcatgaataaataaataaaaccttaaaaaaataaaaaataaaatctttattaaaaaaagaaacagaaggcatATTAAGATATATtaggactaaaaaaaataaaatgaaataaaaaagatatattaagaCTGCACACTGtcaccatttgtttttctttgaattttcaaaaacttGGTTATATACCAATCCATGTTCCTTGCTGTAATGGGAATGGAAGGGTAGTCATTCTGAGGAGGCGGAAAAGGAGGGTTTgtggggaggggccccgggcAGAAGCGAGGGCTAGAGGCTTACGTGGGCAGCTTTGAGAAATGGGAGCTTCAGCAAGCCACCAGCACAGCCATTCTGCAGCGCCAGCAAGAAAGCTGCCCGTGGCCCAAACAGCTCGGAGCTCGACTTCTGCAGATTATGAAAGTGTTCACAGTAGCGCGGCACAAAATCATCATCCCGCCAGTGTGACGTCAGAAAGTTGTTCACCTGGAGGGAAGCAGTCCCCATGTAAAGGGATAGCCCGGCATGCCACCCACTATCCaattccaccctccctccccggcaccagctcctgcccacctgctcctccaCCACGGCCTGCCAACAGCGGGTCAGGTTTCTCACGATGCTGCTGGGAAGCCCCCGGGTAGCCAGGGAGCTCCAGTCATGGCTTCTGTTTCTGCTCTCTGTGGAGACAGGGGAAGGAGCTAGGCAGGGGGCAGCCTCTCAGCTCATGGATCCTCAGACaaaggggagccctggggcccttCCTGACATGCTGCCACCACAAAATGCTGCTCCTGGGTGGGGGTGACACAAACCTGGAAGATGAACAGACTGAGTGGGTAGGGAAGGAAagtgtgaggaggggcagaaggctGTAGAGTGAAGGAGCAGGGGGCACAGAGAAACACTTCTTACCGAGCTCCCACCCGAATCCCAGATACTCACTGGTCCGGGGAGCAGCTGCTCCTGGAAGGGGCGCCTCACAGGGCTCCACGTGCACCAGCAGGTGGGTGAGGCGGCGCACCCGTGAGGAGAATGCAGCTGCGCGGCTCTGGGGGTTGTGGGCAGCCTCGCGACACTCCAGGTACTGGTCCAGCAGCCAGCCCAGGGGGCTGATGCCATCCTCATCTGGAGGTTGGGAAGAACAAGCCAAGGCAGGGCATGTCTccagggcagtgggagaagctGGACTGGACGAAAGCACCGAGAATGAGGGATTGGACAGAAGGTACAGGGGGACGGGGATGGAGGCAGGTAGCTAGGCACCCCCTGTCTTTATGGTGTCAGCTGGCACCTGGGAGACATGGGAAGGGAGATGGCCCCTGGACTGGGAGGAGAGGGACACTGGGGTACCAAACCAACACAAGTACCCAAAGGGCCAAGAACATAACGCACGTGGCTCTAGGGCAGAGCAAGAAGGGGCTGGTTAGTGGGGCCCGGGGTCAGGCCCAGTGGTTACCAGGGGAGGTGATGTTCTGCACCAGGGGGCTGACCAGGGCCTCCCAGCAGGTCTTGCCCAGTGCTTGGGCGGCCTCGTCATCAGGGAGGAAGCGATCAGCAAAATTCTGCTCCTGGCGCAGAGCCCCATTGAGtctgggggtgaggatgggggagGCAGGTGTCAGGGGCTCGAGGCATAAGTTACCCCAGCATCCCTCCAGCCTCAGGCTGCCGGCTAGCCCCTAGCAACCAGACCAAATCTCGACCCAGTGCTTTGAAGCTCCCCTGTGTTAACTGGCACATTCTCTTCCAAGCCCACAAGAaaaatctcttctctttattctttctttccttccccaaaccACAGAACACTCCAGCCCCCTGCCCAAGCATGTTAACCCTCCATATACACCCTCCACAGAACCCTGCCTAGGGCCACCTGTACTACTCTTACCTTTCACAaacacacagccacacacacatgCTCGCACACACCTAGAGCTCAGGTGCAGGAGGCTCCTGCGGTCTTCTGCTATGTCCTGGCTCCAGGCCTGTGCCCGAACCATGTAGAAGAGGCGTGTGTGACGACACAGCTGCTCCCGAAACACTGGCCAGAATGTGGGCTTGGGACCCAGGACCTCCAACCCCCGAATGCGCGTGTCAATGCCGCCCTGTGAGGTGCATAGGCCTGTTTTCACCTGGCCCACATTCTCCTCAGAGCTGGGGGGGAGGCAGTCACACCTATGTGCCTGCCTCCTGGAGCTGTCCACACCCCAGTCTGGAGCTCTGGCTCACAATCTGCAACAGTTATAGAACCCAGAGCTCCAGACACCCAGACCACACCCCAGGTCCCTGCCAAACCTGTTGGCAGCGCTTTATGCGGATCTGGATGATGGGCCAGAAGCGGGTCAGGTTTTCCAGCAGGATCACCCGGCTGGCAGAGGGCATCACATTGACCTGGTGCAGCGCAGAGAGGGCTGTCAGCTCCCCGTGTGTGGATGAGGAGTCTGCTCCTGTTCTCTTCTTCCCTCAGCCCACGCAGTGTGGGGTCCTGACCAAGGGGTCCCAGTGCCACCCTCACTGCTCAGGGCCTGATACCATCACAACGGCACAGGGAGAAAGGATTCTACTTTCTAAGGGGCTCGGACAGGGAAGAATTTAGGAGGTTAGGAGTCTGGGCGGGAGGGCAGACCCTGTGAAGGGTAGTCTAATGGCATAGGAGTCCTTACCGAGTTGAGTTCCGTGTTAAGAGAGTTGGTGCTGTCACCCCCAAACACCACCACCCTGGCTGGCATATAGCTCGAGTCTTCACCAGCCACTAGCAGAGTCAGCTGCCTGGGAACAGGGAAGAGGAAACAATCAGAACCGGAACAAGTCACGTCTACAGACAGAGCCAAGGGGCCCCTTTTGTCACATCTGGGTTCAAGGTGGGGGAATGGTGCTTCCCCCAAGACAAACACAAGGAAATCACAACAAAGCGTATATGTGTAGCTAGGTGCACGTGTGGAGTGTGCTACCTGATGAGAATGCCCTGGTGCATGTGCAAGGTGATGTAGTGGGAGCCGGCGCTGCCGCTGGACTCCCAGTAGGTCTTGGGGTTGCGGTCCGTCAGCTTGCTGGCCCGGTGCGGGTTGGAGGACACCTCCACTTTCTCCCAGCACTTGTCCTCCTTCACTTCCACACTGGAACCTGGGGGCAAGTGGGAGGGGGTGGCTGTCACAGCCTGGTTGGTatggaaggaaacagacacaggTATAGGGGTGTGGAGTAATGTGGGGACAGGCACAGACCCTGGCACAGATATCTGAGGAACACGTCAAAGAAGGGGATGTTGATGGGTCGGTGGGTTCGTCGGTGGTCTTCGATCTGGCCCAGCACCATCTGCAGCCAGAACAGCAGAGAGAAGGGgcacaggaaggagggagggacacaTGTGGAGAACATATGGAAACATGTATGGAGGAACAAGACCCAGCAGCAATGGGACTTCCCCTGGAACCTAACACAGCAGGACCAGATAGGGAAGGGGGCACAGAGAACAAATGCCCTGGGGGTCCACTAGACTCTCCTACCTTTCCCGGCTTCAGGCATACATCTTTATCCCACTGCCACTGCTCAGGGTTCATATTCTTACCCAGCTGCGAACCCCCGagtttcccccttccctccctcctgaccTGGATACAGCCTCCCAGGATGTTGGTGGTGAGTTTCCGGTAGAGATGGGCATGCTTCTCACACTTGAACACCATGTCCCGCAGCTCCTGAGCCAGCTCCAGTTTGCCCAGATGCTTTTCCAGAGCCTTGGAGATGGCATCTCGGGCTCCCAGCTGATTCAGCACCACGGCATAGTCCCTACTCACGGAAGCGAGGCGGTGCAGGAAGAAGATCAGTTCCTGGAGCACCTGACACGGGGACAAGGCTGGTGAAGAAAAGGGATGAAGCACAAGCCACAGGGTGTCCTCAGGAGTACTGATTACACACCCACTGTGTGCTGGCTGCTGGGGCAACAACAGTGAACAGACAGAGTGAGGAAATAAGTCAGGAAGGGGGGAAGATGAAAGGGCTGGGTGCAGTCAGAGAACAGGCAAACAGTCACAGAAAAGCTGAGATGCTCTGCTGTCCTGGGGTTCTCAACTACTGATTATGTTGGCAATAGGTGCAGAGAGCTTgccagtttgttcctttttaggCCATGTCCCAAGAAGCAGTTGTGGGGCTGCATTTTGAGATGCTCAGGCCCCAAACACAGATACCCTGATGGCAGGGAGGAGGCGGAGAGAGACACTCAGTGAGTCCACCTCCGAAATGAAAATCTGGGTAACAGCCAAAGGCATGCATTGCAGACACCCACTGCCAAGCGTTCCAAGCCCAGGACCTCTCTGTGACAGGGGATCCTGAGATGTGATGTCTCTTCCGCCTCCTTTATCCCCCTGTCCCTTAAACAGGAGCTCAGCCAAACAGGAGTCACTGAGGctaatgtaaaataaatgtaaccTTTTGTGTAAGAAAGGATATGGCAAATCAGATCATCCACTTGGGCATGTTTATATTTGCAAATGGGCACACAGGAAAGACACATACACTAATACAAATGATAACCAATACAGGGCATGGGGAGAGGCGCTGGAAAAATTGGATGGAAGTGAGAACATGTAGAAGTGAGAATTCTCAGTGTATCCCTTGTTAGGCCATTTTAATTTGTGACCTGTATGAATATATTACCtatttgaaaaaatcaaatttgattttaaaaacaaatcctaaaCCAGGAGCACAAAGGCTCCATCGTGCCCTCCAGAGGCCCTCCTTGCGGCCTCTCCCTCCAGCATCTCCCCAGAGCAAGATGGGAGTACCTCTCGGTCAGTGTCTGGTGACCGCAGGCAGGCCATGCAGGCGTCCATGGCCTCATGCCAGGGGAGCAGCAGCGCCTCGGGGAAGTCCACCAACTGCATCAGGattctggggagggggtggggaggaaagagaTGTGTAGCTAGCCTCAGGGACCCTTCTGCCccatgcccctccccaccccctcacctcaGAACAGTCAGGTGCAGGGGCTTGTTGGCTGCCGGGGTGGCGAGGCTCTGCATCAGGATAAGGAAAGGTTGGGGCTGCCGCTGCAGCTGCAGCAGGAACGGTTTGATCTCTGTCTCCTGGGGCCCCTCTGAGCTAAGAGCTCGCTCCAGGTCCAGGAAGGTTCTCCCAGGTGGACCACAATCCTCCAGCAGTCGCCACAGAGGAGTGTCAGGATACTGAGCTGGGGGTTCTTTTCCTACAGAAAGGTGGACATCACAAGAGTTGGCTATCGTTGGTGATGTCAGGATCAGAAAAGGACAGACACGTTCATAACTCCTAATTTTTCCTAACGATGTTTTTTGGGGAGATCCTGCTAAAATGAGTTTGGGGATCTTACAGCATCTCTCAATGTATTTGAAAGACAGCTCTGTGACAAAtcttatgttttatattcttaaaatagcaTAGGAGCTTCCCGTCTGCAAACAGCAGAGCATTTCCCTATATTTAAAAGCATGCAATTAATTTGGCTTTCTCTACAACAGGAAAAGTTCAATGTGGGGCTTTATGAGGCTTCAAATCTCTTTCAATTTTCTGACTTTCCATCCTCCCTCATTCATGGGAGGAAGCAGCTCTATGCATCAGATTTTTCCTTAGGTGCCAACTCTTCCAGACAGAATGGTACAAAATCAGCATAGACACCTCTCCTAGGCTGAAGCCCTTCTAGACACCAGTCTGCAGAGCTGCTGCAAAGTCTGTCTGGCACCCCACCTTCCACTCTGGCTGCACCTGCTGATTCCTGAGGCTGGGCCTGGGCTTCCAGAAGGGTTGGGTAAGCTGGGTGCCCTGCCAGGGCCTCAGGCCCGTATTTCCTGTAGACACGGCAGTTGAGCAGGTCCCTGAGAGCGCTGTCATCAAGTCGCTGTGGCAGAGCCAGCAGTAGGTCCTGGGCCAACTCCATGGGCACAGCCAGCTCAGCCAGGATCTCGTCATCCAGAATCTGTCACCGGGGAGAAGGTTTCACTGCAGGTAGCCCTGCCAGCACAGAGGTTCCAGAGGCACTTAGTAGGGGTGGGGATCTCTGCACACGCCTCTCCATCCTGAACCTCTCATGGCTGGCAGCTGCCTCCTCCCATATGGCTTTCCAATGCCTCTGAACATTCTAGATCCTTCCTCTGCAGCCCCTTACACTGTGGTCCTCCACTCCCCATCCTAAGCCTCCCAAATGCTCTCTCAGTCCAGCCCTTGTATTGAGTCCTCCAACTTCTGGGTGTCTCCAGGCTGGGTACCTCCCCATCCAGGTTCTCCTGGAGGATCTGGAGAACCTCCTGATGGTCAGGCCCGTCCAGCTTCTTGATAAAGAAGAGGAGCTCCCACCACTCCGCCTGGGTCAGGTGCTCACTCTCCTCAGCATCCTCATCCTCAGGCAGCACGTAGGGCACTGCATAGAGCTCTGTCATGGGCTTCCACCGCCAGGAAGGCAGAGCTATGGAAACAGGT
Protein-coding sequences here:
- the CUL7 gene encoding cullin-7 isoform X2 — translated: MVGELRYREFRVPLGPGLHAYPDELIRQRVGHDGHPEYQIRWLILRRGDEGEGGSSQVDCKAEHILLWMSNDEIYANCHKMLGEDGQVIGPSQEITGEAGALDKSVLGEMETDVKSLIQRALRQLEECVGTIPPAPLLHTVHVLSAYASIEPLTGVFKDPRVLDLLMHMLSSPDYQIRWSAGRMIQALASHDAGTRTQILLSLSQQEAIEKHLDFDSRCALLALFAQATLSEHPMSFEGIQLPQVPGRLLFSLVKRYLHVTSLLDQLNDSAAEPGAQNNSGPEELSGERDRLELEFNMAMGTLISELVQAMRWDWALSRQRPLARSSCSIFQPQLAEAGLGLPPTRAQPSIRRSRRFRPRSEFASGNTYALYVRETLQAGMRVRMLDDYEEVSAGDEGEFRQSNNGVPPVQVLWESTGRTYWVHWHMLEILGFEEDIEDVVEANEYQGAVVSGALGVALPSWRWKPMTELYAVPYVLPEDEDAEESEHLTQAEWWELLFFIKKLDGPDHQEVLQILQENLDGEILDDEILAELAVPMELAQDLLLALPQRLDDSALRDLLNCRVYRKYGPEALAGHPAYPTLLEAQAQPQESAGKEPPAQYPDTPLWRLLEDCGPPGRTFLDLERALSSEGPQETEIKPFLLQLQRQPQPFLILMQSLATPAANKPLHLTVLRILMQLVDFPEALLLPWHEAMDACMACLRSPDTDREVLQELIFFLHRLASVSRDYAVVLNQLGARDAISKALEKHLGKLELAQELRDMVFKCEKHAHLYRKLTTNILGGCIQMVLGQIEDHRRTHRPINIPFFDVFLRYLCQGSSVEVKEDKCWEKVEVSSNPHRASKLTDRNPKTYWESSGSAGSHYITLHMHQGILIRQLTLLVAGEDSSYMPARVVVFGGDSTNSLNTELNSVNVMPSASRVILLENLTRFWPIIQIRIKRCQQGGIDTRIRGLEVLGPKPTFWPVFREQLCRHTRLFYMVRAQAWSQDIAEDRRSLLHLSSRLNGALRQEQNFADRFLPDDEAAQALGKTCWEALVSPLVQNITSPDEDGISPLGWLLDQYLECREAAHNPQSRAAAFSSRVRRLTHLLVHVEPCEAPLPGAAAPRTKSRNRSHDWSSLATRGLPSSIVRNLTRCWQAVVEEQVNNFLTSHWRDDDFVPRYCEHFHNLQKSSSELFGPRAAFLLALQNGCAGGLLKLPFLKAAHVSEQFARHIDQRIQGSRIGGARGMEMLAQLQRCLETVLIFSGLEIATTFEHYYQHYMADRLLGVGSSWLEGAVLEQIGPCFPNRLPQQMLQSLSTSEELQRQFHVYQLQRLDQELLKLEDTEKKIQGGHETSDKEHKGEKAEEAEGAAVTNVVVEEEEEENEDLYYEGAMPEVSVLVLSPRCWPIASICHTLNPRTCLPSYLRGTLNRYSNFYSKSQSYPALEQGPKRRLQWTWLGRAELQFGDQTLHVSTVQMWLLLYLNDLQAVSVESLLALSGLSPDMLNQAITPLTSLRGPLDLREEKDVPGGVLKIRDASEEPRPRRGNVWLIPPQVYLKAEDEEGRNLEKRRNLLNCLIVRILKAHGDEGLHIDQLVCRVLDAWQKGPCPPRGLVSSLGRGSACNSTDVLSCILHLLGKGTVRRHDDQPQMLSYAVPMTVMEPHTESLNPGSSGPNPPLTFHTLQIRSRGVPYASCTGTQSFSTFR
- the CUL7 gene encoding cullin-7 isoform X3; protein product: MVGELRYREFRVPLGPGLHAYPDELIRQRVGHDGHPEYQIRWLILRRGDEGEGGSSQVDCKAEHILLWMSNDEIYANCHKMLGEDGQRALRQLEECVGTIPPAPLLHTVHVLSAYASIEPLTGVFKDPRVLDLLMHMLSSPDYQIRWSAGRMIQALASHDAGTRTQILLSLSQQEAIEKHLDFDSRCALLALFAQATLSEHPMSFEGIQLPQVPGRLLFSLVKRYLHVTSLLDQLNDSAAEPGAQNNSGPEELSGERDRLELEFNMAMGTLISELVQAMRWDWALSRQRPLARSSCSIFQPQLAEAGLGLPPTRAQPSIRRSRRFRPRSEFASGNTYALYVRETLQAGMRVRMLDDYEEVSAGDEGEFRQSNNGVPPVQVLWESTGRTYWVHWHMLEILGFEEDIEDVVEANEYQGAVVSGALGVALPSWRWKPMTELYAVPYVLPEDEDAEESEHLTQAEWWELLFFIKKLDGPDHQEVLQILQENLDGEILDDEILAELAVPMELAQDLLLALPQRLDDSALRDLLNCRVYRKYGPEALAGHPAYPTLLEAQAQPQESAGKEPPAQYPDTPLWRLLEDCGPPGRTFLDLERALSSEGPQETEIKPFLLQLQRQPQPFLILMQSLATPAANKPLHLTVLRILMQLVDFPEALLLPWHEAMDACMACLRSPDTDREVLQELIFFLHRLASVSRDYAVVLNQLGARDAISKALEKHLGKLELAQELRDMVFKCEKHAHLYRKLTTNILGGCIQMVLGQIEDHRRTHRPINIPFFDVFLRYLCQGSSVEVKEDKCWEKVEVSSNPHRASKLTDRNPKTYWESSGSAGSHYITLHMHQGILIRQLTLLVAGEDSSYMPARVVVFGGDSTNSLNTELNSVNVMPSASRVILLENLTRFWPIIQIRIKRCQQGGIDTRIRGLEVLGPKPTFWPVFREQLCRHTRLFYMVRAQAWSQDIAEDRRSLLHLSSRLNGALRQEQNFADRFLPDDEAAQALGKTCWEALVSPLVQNITSPDEDGISPLGWLLDQYLECREAAHNPQSRAAAFSSRVRRLTHLLVHVEPCEAPLPGAAAPRTKSRNRSHDWSSLATRGLPSSIVRNLTRCWQAVVEEQVNNFLTSHWRDDDFVPRYCEHFHNLQKSSSELFGPRAAFLLALQNGCAGGLLKLPFLKAAHVSEQFARHIDQRIQGSRIGGARGMEMLAQLQRCLETVLIFSGLEIATTFEHYYQHYMADRLLGVGSSWLEGAVLEQIGPCFPNRLPQQMLQSLSTSEELQRQFHVYQLQRLDQELLKLEDTEKKIQGGHETSDKEHKGEKAEEAEGAAVTNVVVEEEEEENEDLYYEGAMPEVSVLVLSPRCWPIASICHTLNPRTCLPSYLRGTLNRYSNFYSKSQSYPALEQGPKRRLQWTWLGRAELQFGDQTLHVSTVQMWLLLYLNDLQAVSVESLLALSGLSPDMLNQAITPLTSLRGPLDLREEKDVPGGVLKIRDASEEPRPRRGNVWLIPPQVYLKAEDEEGRNLEKRRNLLNCLIVRILKAHGDEGLHIDQLVCRVLDAWQKGPCPPRGLVSSLGRGSACNSTDVLSCILHLLGKGTVRRHDDQPQMLSYAVPMTVMEPHTESLNPGSSGPNPPLTFHTLQIRSRGVPYASCTGTQSFSTFR